One genomic window of Desulfosporosinus sp. Sb-LF includes the following:
- a CDS encoding glycosyltransferase family 2 protein has translation MDFLSGITGTQLFNFIMLPIQVIIIFLTFYYFVLSMFGLYRKKETKILKPDKNFAIVVAAHNEETVIGPLLENLFQLDYPKKLYDVFVVADNCTDKTALIARNAGAIVHRRFNTEKRGKGYALEWMFHRLFKLERQYDAIVIFDADNLVKDNFLFEMNSKLCQGHKIVQCYLDSKNPFDTWVTNTFSIAFWVTNRMLQLARFNTGRLSNVLGGTGMCISIDVLKEFGWGATSLTEDLEFSMKALSHGIKTTWAHDAVVYDEKPLTFIQAWYQRKRWAQGQVDVAGRYFFPLIIKGIRERKIMYFDAAIHLFQPALVMIATFFMLTNFITAFQPHYTHVFTLVMPWTGWQILSAFQYLYPVAALALDRIPWRAYVGLILYPIFIYSWIPIVFLGFINRKDKQWSHTKHTRSLSIEEVIVKQKKVSTN, from the coding sequence GTGGATTTTTTATCTGGGATTACGGGTACACAACTATTTAATTTTATCATGCTTCCCATTCAAGTTATTATCATCTTTTTGACCTTTTACTACTTTGTTCTATCAATGTTTGGATTGTATCGTAAAAAGGAAACTAAAATACTTAAGCCTGATAAGAATTTTGCTATAGTAGTCGCTGCACATAATGAGGAAACTGTCATTGGACCGTTACTGGAAAATCTATTTCAACTTGATTATCCCAAAAAATTATATGACGTTTTTGTTGTGGCCGATAACTGTACTGATAAAACTGCATTGATTGCACGAAATGCCGGTGCAATTGTGCATCGACGTTTTAATACCGAAAAACGTGGTAAGGGTTATGCGTTGGAGTGGATGTTTCATCGTTTATTTAAGCTGGAGCGCCAGTACGATGCTATAGTAATTTTTGATGCGGATAATCTCGTGAAGGATAACTTTCTATTTGAGATGAACAGTAAGCTTTGCCAAGGTCATAAAATAGTGCAGTGCTACTTAGATTCAAAGAATCCATTTGATACGTGGGTAACAAATACGTTCTCTATCGCATTTTGGGTAACGAATCGAATGCTTCAACTTGCAAGGTTTAATACGGGTCGTCTCTCGAACGTTCTGGGTGGTACGGGTATGTGTATTTCGATTGACGTTTTAAAAGAATTCGGATGGGGTGCTACATCCTTAACCGAAGACCTTGAATTCAGCATGAAGGCATTATCACATGGTATTAAAACAACGTGGGCTCACGATGCTGTGGTCTATGATGAAAAGCCTTTGACCTTTATCCAAGCTTGGTATCAACGGAAACGTTGGGCACAAGGACAGGTAGATGTAGCGGGGCGATATTTCTTTCCCCTAATTATCAAAGGAATAAGGGAAAGAAAAATTATGTATTTTGATGCCGCTATCCATCTTTTTCAACCCGCTCTCGTTATGATCGCTACTTTTTTCATGTTGACAAATTTTATCACTGCGTTTCAACCTCATTACACCCATGTATTCACTTTGGTTATGCCTTGGACGGGGTGGCAGATTCTATCCGCTTTTCAGTATCTCTACCCAGTAGCGGCATTGGCACTTGACCGCATACCTTGGCGTGCCTATGTGGGGCTTATTCTATATCCCATTTTCATTTATAGTTGGATTCCGATTGTGTTTTTGGGTTTTATAAATCGTAAAGACAAACAGTGGTCACATACCAAACATACTCGTTCACTCAGTATTGAAGAAGTTATCGTTAAACAAAAGAAAGTATCGACAAACTAA
- a CDS encoding aminotransferase class I/II-fold pyridoxal phosphate-dependent enzyme, which yields MHSLWQGKAPIYEALLKYKSMRVVPFDVPGHKQGRGNLELTEFLGEKCLSVDVNSMKPLDNLVHPVSVIKEAEELAADAFGAQHAFFMVNGTTAAVQAMIMSVCKQGDKIIMPRNVHRSAINALIISGAIPVYVNPGVNKLLGIPLGMSLAEVKKAIEENPDAKAIFINNPTYYGICSDLRSITDLAHRHNMFVLVDEAHGTHFYFGDNLPVSAMAVGADMSAVSMHKTGGSLTQSSFLLIGSRLTKGHVRQTINLTQTTSGSYLLLSSLDISRRNLAIDGKSIFKKVSSLAHYAREEINKIGGYYAFSTELINGDSVFDFDHTKLSIYTREIGLAGIEVYDILRDDYGIQIELGDIGNILAIISVGDRELALERLVSSLSEIKRLYFRDKAGMLDHEYINPDVVMTPQKAFYSDQHSVAITDSTGYISGEFVMCYPPGIPILAPGERITEEIIDYIAYAKVKGCFLTGTEDMAIENVRIVEES from the coding sequence ATGCATTCACTATGGCAAGGCAAGGCACCCATTTATGAAGCTCTGCTAAAATACAAATCTATGAGGGTTGTACCATTTGACGTTCCCGGACATAAGCAAGGTAGAGGAAACCTAGAACTCACCGAATTTTTAGGTGAGAAATGCCTTTCGGTAGATGTTAATTCCATGAAGCCGCTTGATAATCTAGTCCATCCCGTCTCAGTAATTAAGGAGGCGGAGGAGCTAGCAGCAGATGCCTTTGGTGCACAACACGCGTTCTTCATGGTCAACGGCACCACAGCAGCTGTGCAGGCGATGATTATGAGCGTGTGCAAACAGGGCGACAAAATTATCATGCCTCGCAATGTCCACCGAAGTGCTATTAACGCGCTTATTATCAGTGGAGCGATCCCTGTTTATGTTAATCCCGGCGTTAATAAACTGTTGGGGATACCCTTAGGCATGTCCCTTGCCGAGGTGAAGAAAGCCATTGAAGAAAATCCGGATGCTAAAGCGATTTTTATCAATAACCCTACGTACTATGGTATATGTTCTGACTTAAGGTCCATTACGGATCTGGCCCATCGCCATAATATGTTTGTACTTGTGGATGAGGCGCATGGTACACACTTCTACTTCGGTGATAATCTTCCTGTCAGTGCAATGGCAGTGGGAGCCGATATGTCGGCTGTCAGCATGCATAAAACTGGCGGATCGCTGACACAAAGTTCGTTTTTGCTAATAGGTAGTCGTCTTACCAAAGGGCATGTACGACAAACTATCAACCTGACCCAGACCACCAGCGGGTCTTATTTGCTGTTGTCTTCTCTCGATATTTCTAGACGTAACCTTGCTATAGACGGCAAAAGCATCTTTAAAAAGGTTTCTTCTCTTGCCCACTATGCGAGAGAAGAAATTAACAAAATTGGCGGATACTACGCTTTTTCAACAGAACTCATTAATGGGGATTCTGTGTTCGATTTTGACCATACCAAGCTTTCTATTTATACTAGAGAAATAGGGCTGGCAGGAATTGAAGTTTATGACATTCTCAGAGATGATTACGGTATCCAGATCGAGCTGGGTGATATAGGCAATATCTTGGCCATCATCTCCGTTGGGGACCGCGAACTGGCGTTGGAACGTCTTGTGTCTTCTCTATCTGAAATAAAAAGACTTTATTTTAGGGATAAAGCGGGTATGCTTGATCATGAGTACATTAATCCGGATGTTGTGATGACGCCTCAGAAAGCGTTCTATTCCGATCAGCACTCTGTTGCCATTACGGATAGTACAGGGTATATAAGCGGAGAATTTGTTATGTGTTATCCGCCGGGTATTCCCATTTTGGCGCCGGGGGAACGTATAACCGAAGAAATCATTGATTATATAGCCTATGCAAAGGTCAAGGGCTGTTTCCTTACTGGCACAGAAGATATGGCCATTGAAAACGTCAGAATAGTGGAGGAATCATAA
- the speE gene encoding polyamine aminopropyltransferase, with protein sequence MELWYTEQHTDNVRFSIKVDKPLYSGQSEFQRIDVFNSKEFGNFFTLDGLMMVTEKDEFIYHDMIVHVPMATNPKIKNVLVIGAGDGGTVRELTRYNTLEHIDMVEIDKMVVDVCREYLPQTSSNLDDPRVQLYFEDGLKFIRSKENAYDLIIVDSTDPFGPGEGLFTKEFYGNCSKALKEDGILVNQHESPYYQEYAKSMQRAHKRIREFFPVCRVYQAHIPTYPSGHWLFGFASKTYDPLTDIDEQAWNSLGLKTKYYNTEIHKGSFALPNYVKELLVSAGE encoded by the coding sequence ATGGAATTATGGTATACAGAACAGCATACAGATAACGTTCGTTTTTCTATAAAGGTGGATAAGCCACTTTATTCAGGTCAAAGCGAATTCCAAAGAATTGACGTTTTTAACTCTAAGGAATTTGGAAACTTTTTCACACTAGACGGTTTGATGATGGTCACTGAAAAGGATGAATTTATTTATCATGACATGATTGTTCATGTACCTATGGCAACAAACCCAAAGATTAAGAACGTTCTGGTCATCGGAGCAGGAGACGGCGGCACAGTAAGAGAGTTGACGCGCTACAACACCCTTGAACATATTGACATGGTGGAAATTGATAAAATGGTTGTGGATGTGTGCAGAGAATATTTGCCCCAGACTTCCAGCAATTTGGATGACCCCAGAGTACAGCTATATTTTGAAGACGGACTAAAATTTATCCGCTCCAAGGAAAACGCCTATGATCTTATTATTGTTGATTCCACTGATCCCTTTGGACCAGGGGAGGGGCTGTTTACAAAAGAGTTTTACGGGAACTGTTCTAAGGCATTGAAAGAAGATGGCATTCTCGTTAACCAGCATGAAAGCCCCTATTACCAGGAGTATGCTAAGTCCATGCAGAGAGCTCATAAGCGTATTCGGGAATTTTTCCCAGTTTGCAGGGTTTATCAGGCTCATATTCCAACCTATCCGTCGGGTCACTGGCTGTTTGGGTTTGCCTCTAAAACGTACGATCCACTGACAGACATAGACGAGCAGGCTTGGAATAGCCTTGGGTTGAAAACAAAGTATTATAATACTGAAATTCATAAAGGGAGTTTTGCTCTACCTAACTACGTAAAGGAGCTTTTAGTAAGTGCAGGGGAATAA
- a CDS encoding putative sporulation protein YtxC has product MEHSVQLGTQNYRESICDCLRELRDQEQLPLQIVEQRQGKRWLIQCQFQDSSAEMTENEDVVQKIHRYYLANALAETILIHWEKDYVAEILKKNNQLKRDNRQRVLKKALDYLNSGLGQVKGYRVNRKTSLVTQILGCLDHSSVFDIEGFLRFRAQDYKGEVKNAVEFAIDEDVIEKEYLEFIQLLKRFVDSQSPNLESLHVGITSKGKFYLYNNEGDNVTHKFLEDYQLDNVHELGYEDLLISALIAVAPRQITLHIRYDGYEDTLQTIQSVFGDRVRNCPGCSLCEKF; this is encoded by the coding sequence GTGGAACATTCCGTGCAATTAGGAACGCAAAATTATCGGGAAAGTATATGTGATTGCTTACGCGAATTGCGTGATCAAGAACAACTTCCTTTGCAAATCGTTGAACAGCGGCAGGGAAAACGCTGGCTCATTCAATGTCAATTTCAAGACTCTTCGGCAGAGATGACAGAAAACGAAGATGTAGTTCAAAAAATTCATCGTTATTATTTGGCGAATGCTCTGGCGGAGACGATTTTAATTCATTGGGAGAAAGATTACGTAGCAGAGATACTTAAAAAGAATAATCAACTAAAGCGAGATAATAGGCAGAGGGTACTAAAAAAGGCTTTGGATTACTTGAATAGCGGCTTAGGGCAAGTTAAAGGATATCGAGTAAATAGAAAAACAAGCCTTGTTACGCAAATCTTAGGTTGCCTAGATCATAGCTCGGTTTTCGATATTGAGGGATTTTTGCGTTTTCGTGCCCAGGATTATAAAGGAGAAGTGAAAAACGCTGTAGAATTTGCCATTGATGAGGACGTTATCGAAAAGGAATACTTAGAGTTTATTCAATTATTGAAACGCTTTGTGGATAGTCAATCCCCTAATTTAGAAAGCTTACACGTCGGAATAACGTCAAAGGGTAAGTTCTATCTCTATAACAATGAGGGGGACAATGTAACCCATAAGTTTTTAGAGGACTACCAACTCGATAATGTTCATGAATTAGGGTATGAAGATCTATTGATCAGCGCATTGATTGCGGTTGCACCTCGTCAAATTACACTACATATACGATACGACGGTTACGAAGACACGTTGCAAACTATTCAGAGTGTTTTCGGGGACCGTGTACGAAACTGTCCAGGTTGTTCTCTATGTGAAAAGTTTTGA
- the thrS gene encoding threonine--tRNA ligase: MIQVTLKDGSIREVEQGTTIGELAASISRGLAKVAVAGKVNDKLKDLAYGLRENAAVEIVTIDSEEGLDILRHSTSHLMAQAVGNLFPGTKLGFGPTIAKGFYYDFDSEHVFTPEDLALIEKEMSRLVKEKYSYERREVSREEALTYFGDLGEKYKVELIEGLPDDVAISLYTQGNFTDLCAGPHLPSTASIKAFKLMSLAGAYWRGNEKNKMLQRIYGTAFSKPSELEDHLFKLEEAKRRDHRKLGLELDLFSLHEEGPGFPFFHPKGMILRNALEDFWRQEHRRRGYQEIKTPIILNRSMWEQSGHWDHYKENMYFTEIDDQDYAVKPMNCPGGMIMYKTKMRSYRDLPLRVGELGLVHRHELSGALHGLLRVRNFTQDDAHLFMLPSQIKEELIGVIELVDYFYKVFGFEYKVELSTRPEDSMGSDEDWETATKALQGALEDKGIDYNINPGDGAFYGPKIDFHVKDCLDRTWQCGTIQLDFQMPEKFDLNYIGEDGQKHRPVMIHRVVYGSIERFIALLTEHYAGAFPVWLAPIQVRILPVSERHHEYAKTLASRLNDLDIRVEADERKEKIGYKIREAQTEKIPYTLVVGDQEAESNSVAVRRYGQGDVGERVTVEEFIALVQEEVKSKRILKISPKEA, from the coding sequence ATGATTCAAGTTACCTTAAAAGATGGATCAATTCGCGAGGTAGAGCAAGGAACAACCATCGGAGAATTAGCAGCTTCTATTTCTCGAGGATTGGCGAAGGTAGCTGTAGCAGGAAAGGTTAATGATAAGCTGAAGGACCTAGCCTATGGGCTTAGGGAAAATGCGGCTGTAGAGATTGTTACGATAGATAGTGAGGAAGGCTTAGATATACTGCGACATTCCACGTCACACTTGATGGCTCAAGCCGTAGGAAATCTATTTCCAGGGACAAAGCTTGGTTTTGGACCGACGATTGCTAAAGGATTTTATTACGACTTTGATTCCGAACATGTCTTTACTCCAGAGGATTTGGCGCTTATTGAGAAGGAAATGAGTCGCCTGGTAAAGGAGAAGTATTCTTACGAACGCCGAGAAGTGTCTCGAGAAGAGGCGTTAACGTACTTTGGTGACCTAGGGGAAAAATACAAGGTGGAACTTATTGAGGGTCTCCCAGACGATGTTGCAATTTCACTATATACTCAAGGAAATTTCACAGACCTTTGCGCAGGACCTCATCTGCCTTCAACGGCTAGTATTAAGGCCTTCAAGCTCATGAGCCTAGCGGGTGCATATTGGCGGGGGAACGAGAAGAATAAAATGCTTCAACGTATCTATGGAACTGCCTTTTCTAAGCCTTCCGAACTTGAAGATCATCTGTTTAAGCTGGAAGAAGCCAAACGACGTGACCATCGTAAACTCGGCTTAGAGCTGGATCTTTTTAGTTTACACGAAGAAGGACCTGGTTTTCCGTTCTTCCATCCAAAAGGCATGATCTTACGTAATGCGCTGGAGGATTTCTGGCGACAGGAACACCGTAGACGCGGCTATCAGGAGATTAAGACTCCAATCATCCTCAATCGCTCGATGTGGGAACAATCTGGGCACTGGGATCATTACAAAGAAAACATGTATTTCACTGAAATTGATGACCAGGATTATGCTGTGAAGCCCATGAATTGTCCAGGCGGTATGATCATGTATAAAACAAAAATGCGCAGTTATCGAGATCTTCCACTTCGTGTAGGGGAACTGGGACTTGTACATCGCCATGAACTTTCGGGTGCACTCCATGGTTTACTACGGGTTCGAAACTTTACCCAAGATGATGCGCACCTCTTTATGCTTCCATCCCAAATCAAGGAAGAATTAATCGGGGTTATTGAACTGGTGGACTATTTCTACAAAGTATTTGGGTTTGAGTATAAGGTGGAATTATCGACCCGTCCTGAGGATTCCATGGGTTCGGATGAAGACTGGGAAACGGCAACCAAGGCTCTCCAGGGAGCATTAGAGGACAAAGGGATTGATTACAACATTAATCCAGGTGATGGAGCGTTCTATGGACCTAAGATTGATTTTCATGTGAAGGATTGTCTCGATCGAACATGGCAATGCGGAACGATCCAACTGGATTTCCAAATGCCGGAAAAATTCGACTTAAATTATATTGGAGAAGACGGCCAAAAACATCGGCCTGTGATGATTCACCGGGTCGTCTATGGAAGTATCGAACGATTCATCGCACTACTGACAGAACACTATGCAGGGGCTTTTCCTGTCTGGCTGGCGCCCATTCAAGTCCGTATCCTTCCGGTCAGTGAACGGCATCATGAGTATGCAAAAACCCTGGCCTCCCGTCTGAATGACCTGGATATAAGGGTAGAAGCGGATGAACGCAAAGAAAAGATTGGCTATAAGATCAGGGAAGCTCAAACTGAAAAAATCCCATATACGTTAGTTGTCGGGGATCAGGAAGCTGAATCCAATAGTGTGGCAGTCCGAAGGTACGGGCAAGGTGATGTTGGAGAAAGGGTGACCGTTGAGGAGTTTATTGCCCTCGTCCAAGAAGAGGTTAAGAGCAAAAGAATTCTAAAAATTAGTCCCAAGGAAGCCTAA
- the infC gene encoding translation initiation factor IF-3: protein MSKDLRLNDEIRVRDVRLVGEEGEQLGIMTARDALSLAVEKSLDLVEIAPTAKPPVCKLMDYGKYKYEQAKRDKEARKKQKNMEIKEVKLRPNIEDHDFETKARNAQRFLIDGDKVKVTIMFRGREVTHPELGKALCVRLAEFCKAESTVEREPKLEGRNMIMILATIKHD, encoded by the coding sequence ATTAGCAAGGACTTAAGACTAAATGACGAAATCCGGGTGCGGGATGTTCGTCTCGTCGGTGAAGAGGGAGAACAACTCGGGATTATGACGGCTCGAGATGCCTTGAGCCTCGCTGTCGAGAAGTCTTTAGATCTCGTCGAGATTGCGCCGACGGCCAAACCGCCGGTCTGCAAACTTATGGACTATGGAAAGTATAAGTATGAGCAGGCTAAGCGAGATAAAGAGGCTCGCAAGAAACAAAAGAACATGGAAATCAAAGAAGTCAAATTGCGTCCGAACATTGAGGATCATGACTTCGAAACAAAAGCCCGTAATGCCCAACGCTTTTTGATTGATGGGGATAAGGTTAAGGTAACCATCATGTTCCGGGGGCGGGAGGTTACCCACCCTGAGTTGGGAAAAGCACTATGTGTAAGACTCGCTGAATTCTGCAAAGCAGAGTCTACTGTAGAGCGCGAACCAAAACTCGAGGGGCGCAATATGATTATGATTCTAGCTACGATCAAGCACGACTAA
- the rpmI gene encoding 50S ribosomal protein L35 produces MPKMKTHRGAAKRFKKTGTGKIVRMHGYTSHMLEKKSPKAKRNLRQSVVMHKSDAKRIANLIAYL; encoded by the coding sequence ATGCCAAAAATGAAAACCCACCGTGGCGCAGCAAAGCGCTTTAAGAAAACAGGAACCGGTAAAATTGTCCGTATGCATGGATATACAAGCCACATGCTAGAGAAAAAATCGCCGAAGGCGAAACGGAATTTGCGCCAATCAGTAGTTATGCACAAATCTGATGCAAAACGGATTGCTAATCTAATCGCCTATCTATAA
- the rplT gene encoding 50S ribosomal protein L20 gives MSRVKKGVTKHQRHKKILKLAKGYRGSKSKLFRPANEQVLKSLAYSYAHRKDNKSNFRKLWIARINAAARMNGMSYSRMMNGLKKAGVSVNRKILAELAISDAAAFTEFVNVAKVQING, from the coding sequence ATGTCCCGTGTAAAAAAAGGCGTAACGAAACATCAACGCCATAAGAAAATATTAAAATTAGCAAAAGGATATCGTGGGTCAAAAAGTAAGCTTTTCCGCCCAGCGAATGAGCAAGTTCTGAAATCGTTAGCTTATTCTTATGCTCACAGAAAAGATAATAAATCGAACTTCCGTAAGCTTTGGATCGCTAGAATTAACGCCGCTGCTCGCATGAATGGCATGTCTTATAGCCGCATGATGAATGGCCTTAAGAAAGCGGGAGTTTCTGTTAATCGTAAGATATTAGCAGAACTCGCAATTAGCGACGCTGCAGCGTTTACAGAATTCGTTAATGTTGCTAAAGTACAAATCAACGGATAA
- a CDS encoding RNA methyltransferase, whose amino-acid sequence MIESLQNEQVKYVASLQRRKAREEAQLFVVEGWRFVEEALSRNAPIKKIYVCPERSPLDWQLILNRLHERSIPFEEVDERVLRKMSATEEPQGILAVVRQTGYSWLDIHIDRHSVLLIVDGVQDPGNLGTILRTALAAGVRNVCLTPGTVDLYNPKVLRSTMGALFSLILLPDKQPEDILNFCRDRGLRVLVGDIEGSSLYRTRLTAGPLALVVGNEGKGPSLSFRSADIQRVTIPMAQDVESLNVAMATGILLYEIVRQRDFL is encoded by the coding sequence ATGATCGAATCTTTACAGAATGAGCAGGTAAAATATGTAGCTTCTCTGCAGCGGCGTAAAGCGCGTGAGGAGGCACAACTGTTTGTAGTTGAAGGCTGGCGGTTTGTCGAAGAAGCGTTGAGCAGAAATGCTCCGATAAAGAAGATCTATGTTTGCCCAGAACGCAGTCCTCTTGACTGGCAGTTAATTCTCAATAGGTTGCATGAACGAAGCATCCCTTTTGAAGAAGTCGATGAACGTGTTCTGCGTAAGATGAGTGCAACAGAAGAACCGCAAGGAATATTAGCGGTTGTTCGGCAAACGGGTTATTCATGGTTAGACATACATATTGACAGGCATTCAGTGTTACTTATAGTAGACGGTGTTCAGGATCCAGGAAATTTAGGGACTATTCTACGCACAGCGTTGGCTGCAGGAGTTCGTAATGTTTGTTTGACACCGGGGACTGTTGATTTATATAATCCTAAGGTGTTACGAAGTACAATGGGTGCTCTCTTTTCCTTAATCCTCCTGCCCGATAAGCAACCAGAAGATATTTTAAACTTTTGTCGTGACAGAGGCTTGCGCGTCTTAGTGGGAGATATTGAGGGAAGTTCTCTTTATCGCACAAGATTAACAGCTGGTCCGCTTGCCCTTGTCGTCGGAAACGAAGGAAAGGGCCCGTCTCTATCCTTTCGGAGTGCAGATATTCAGCGCGTGACTATTCCAATGGCTCAAGATGTGGAATCTCTTAATGTCGCGATGGCTACAGGCATTTTGCTTTACGAAATAGTTCGTCAGAGGGATTTCTTGTAA